The sequence AAATGGTATCCAATCCAGAATTGCGGCCCAGATGGGACTAAAGACGACACATTATCCGGGGGATATTGCCTGGGCAATGGAGGCAGAAGTCAGAGCTCCCGGTATTGGGGAGCCTGACATGTTCGAGTATTATATTGGGAACCATTCACCTGGCTGGAAGTCCACCTATTCTCCTGCCGGGGGTGACAGGGCCACTCTGGGAGTGTATGTCAGGCGGCATGGCAGGGATGTGTCTGCATTTTTTAACAAGTGGCTGAAGCGGTTTGCCAAAATGAAAGGATACGGGCCTGAAGATATTGAGATTATTGCAACTTTTACAGGAGGCGATCCCATAGCCACGGTCCCGAAACAGCTTATTACAGATGGATTTATGGTAACAGGCGGGGCCGCTGGCCAGAGCGGGATAGGGTACAGCATGCGGGCAGGCCAGATCTGCGGCGAAGTGGCTGCTGAGGCTATAAAATCGGGAAATGTGTCAAAGAAAAGCCTGAAAGCTTATCCTGAACTGTGGAAAAAGGAATTTGCCAGTGAATATTGGATGGGACGAATTGGGCTGGAACTGGTCAGGAAGATGACTAATAAGGAAATCGATACTGTTGCGTCGGTATTTGCAGGCCAGGACCTCTCATCCTTGAAAGGGCCGCCGTTAGTGCAGGGTATTAAGACCGGACTGTTCGTTGCAGCGCACAAGCCTTCGGCATTGTGGGCGTACCGGGCGATATTGCGGCGGAAATCATAAATCAATATCCTGTAAATTCCACCCGATATTTGGCAGTAACCTACAAATTATGACTTTTCTGTATAAATTGAACTTGTTGATTGACGATTTTTAATAGTATTCGTCAAGGAACACGGATGGTACGGATTCGACGGATACGCACGGATTCGGAGATTCTAACTTGACTTTCAAAGATACACGAATTG is a genomic window of Methanosarcinales archaeon containing:
- a CDS encoding NAD(P)/FAD-dependent oxidoreductase, which codes for MDLDADILVIGASPAGVMAARNAALKGTKVILIDCKEDMGRPPHPANTFFKFMMDHNCEPIQDDYIVNRLKGMKIISPGGSIVEIETPGYFIDRSLFDNHYKNQLIKAGVEIQTGVDAQAVMRSDTGNSRTSTSGGIVTSKLVIAANGIQSRIAAQMGLKTTHYPGDIAWAMEAEVRAPGIGEPDMFEYYIGNHSPGWKSTYSPAGGDRATLGVYVRRHGRDVSAFFNKWLKRFAKMKGYGPEDIEIIATFTGGDPIATVPKQLITDGFMVTGGAAGQSGIGYSMRAGQICGEVAAEAIKSGNVSKKSLKAYPELWKKEFASEYWMGRIGLELVRKMTNKEIDTVASVFAGQDLSSLKGPPLVQGIKTGLFVAAHKPSALWAYRAILRRKS